The following coding sequences lie in one Eubacterium ventriosum genomic window:
- a CDS encoding YhgE/Pip domain-containing protein has translation MLNIFRIFIGDLKKISRNAIAWIVVLGLTVVPSLYAWFNIAASWDPYSNTDQLKVAVASVDKGYEGDIIPISLNLGNQVISALRENTQLNWVFTDKEDVIDGVKSGKYYASIVIPKNFSTDMMSLFSDNVSHSDIIYYLNEKENAIAPKITDKGASAVQKQIDQVFTKTVSEISISVLDQLSDVMDDDTTKTVMNKVQSNVQQIADDLNDAKQTVYAFADLTGSLEEMLDSTSTLLKTSGDSTKDSVNTLKTSSTDVTDLKDALSGTTDGINKALNQSESAYNQLSKEVDNIFDSVSTSADTASKGLSGLATQVDDITKKYTEFKESLQKVQNALPANEKVLRTEIDKIIGKIDQSIIQQKEIRTKLKNASDDITLVSGTTTLYRKDLKKQIKQSAKDISSIQDSYEKKVQTNLTKLVNSLTVNNGSVSKVVNNLNQGTSDVSKLAGDSGAQLGQLKKILKNSGKALGKASKNVSNISFKLGNSENSDATELLKNILSNSPDTLSSFLSSPVKMNTNVIYKVDNYGSAMAPFYSTLAIWVGGIVLVAMMKVTLEEDRKKQLFNVKNYQIYLGRYILFMIIGLFQSGLICLGDLYFLKIQCEHPFLFLLAGWISSIVYVNIIYTLTVSFGDIGKAICVIFLVVQVAGSGGTFPIEVAPKFFRTVYPLLPFNYSMGAMRETIAGMYGNTYWTEISKLLLFLIPSLILGLILRKPIIKLNNFVIEKLEETKLM, from the coding sequence ATGCTGAATATTTTTAGAATATTTATTGGGGATTTGAAAAAAATCAGCAGAAATGCAATAGCGTGGATTGTAGTGTTAGGACTTACTGTAGTTCCATCTCTTTACGCATGGTTCAATATTGCTGCAAGCTGGGATCCGTATAGCAATACCGACCAGTTAAAAGTTGCAGTGGCAAGCGTTGATAAAGGCTATGAGGGTGACATTATTCCAATAAGCTTAAATCTTGGGAATCAGGTTATATCAGCTCTTCGTGAAAATACTCAGCTTAATTGGGTGTTTACTGATAAAGAAGATGTAATTGACGGTGTAAAATCAGGAAAGTATTATGCTTCAATTGTAATTCCAAAGAATTTTAGTACCGATATGATGAGCCTTTTCTCTGATAATGTTTCTCATTCGGATATTATTTATTATCTTAATGAAAAGGAAAATGCCATTGCTCCAAAGATAACTGACAAGGGAGCAAGCGCAGTTCAAAAGCAGATTGATCAGGTTTTTACAAAGACAGTTTCAGAGATTTCAATAAGCGTGCTTGATCAGTTGTCAGATGTTATGGATGATGATACAACAAAAACTGTAATGAACAAGGTTCAGTCTAATGTGCAGCAGATTGCAGATGACTTAAATGATGCAAAACAGACTGTTTATGCTTTTGCTGACCTTACAGGTTCTTTGGAAGAAATGTTAGACAGTACATCAACATTATTAAAAACGTCAGGAGACAGCACAAAGGATAGCGTTAATACTTTAAAAACTTCAAGTACTGATGTAACAGATTTGAAAGATGCCTTAAGTGGAACAACTGATGGAATAAACAAGGCGTTAAATCAAAGCGAATCTGCATATAATCAATTATCAAAAGAAGTGGATAATATTTTTGACTCAGTGTCCACAAGTGCAGACACAGCATCAAAAGGTTTAAGTGGTCTTGCAACTCAGGTAGATGACATAACAAAGAAGTACACTGAATTTAAAGAAAGCCTTCAGAAAGTGCAGAATGCATTGCCGGCAAATGAGAAAGTGTTAAGAACTGAAATTGACAAAATTATTGGTAAAATAGACCAGTCAATTATTCAGCAGAAGGAAATTAGAACAAAATTAAAAAACGCTTCTGATGATATAACATTGGTATCAGGAACGACAACTTTATATAGAAAAGACTTAAAGAAACAGATAAAACAAAGTGCAAAGGATATATCTTCTATTCAGGATTCTTATGAAAAGAAGGTTCAGACTAACTTAACTAAGTTGGTTAATTCACTTACTGTAAATAATGGCTCAGTATCAAAAGTTGTAAACAATTTAAATCAGGGAACAAGTGATGTAAGTAAGCTTGCAGGAGATTCAGGAGCACAACTTGGACAGTTAAAGAAGATTCTTAAAAATTCAGGTAAAGCACTTGGAAAGGCATCCAAAAATGTAAGCAATATTTCATTTAAATTAGGCAATAGTGAAAACAGCGATGCAACAGAATTGCTTAAAAACATATTAAGCAACAGCCCTGACACATTAAGTTCATTCTTGTCATCACCTGTAAAGATGAACACAAATGTTATATACAAAGTAGATAATTATGGCTCTGCAATGGCACCATTCTACTCAACACTTGCAATATGGGTAGGTGGTATTGTATTAGTAGCAATGATGAAAGTAACATTAGAGGAAGATCGAAAGAAACAACTATTCAATGTGAAAAACTATCAGATATATTTAGGACGTTATATTCTGTTTATGATAATAGGATTGTTCCAAAGTGGATTAATCTGTTTGGGAGATTTGTATTTCTTAAAGATACAATGTGAGCATCCGTTCCTGTTCCTATTAGCAGGCTGGATATCAAGCATAGTATATGTAAATATAATCTACACATTAACAGTATCCTTTGGTGATATAGGAAAAGCAATCTGTGTAATATTTCTTGTAGTACAGGTAGCAGGTTCAGGTGGAACATTCCCAATAGAAGTAGCACCAAAATTCTTCAGAACAGTATACCCATTACTTCCATTTAACTACAGCATGGGAGCAATGAGAGAAACAATAGCCGGAATGTATGGAAACACATACTGGACAGAAATATCCAAACTACTATTATTCCTAATACCGTCACTAATACTGGGATTAATACTAAGAAAACCAATAATAAAACTAAACAACTTCGTAATAGAAAAACTAGAAGAAACAAAACTCATGTAA
- a CDS encoding LTA synthase family protein, with the protein MKKKNVMGENVEAGTNAESDEKAGTKINKESDAKKSKKFRKEFLSQKQKDTTFLVIKIILVCMFAGAYSMLYIWDLYTFKGKVYPMRIVVPTLLFVSSSALMFVKIKVNRWVNFVISILVSLILIYGNFVMLQKSQGYEYKLEGDYVKYNIMVLFMIFMVIFAVTNSFKVAIITMNIVNIVMGLANFYLVQFRNSGFLAADIVNIKTAANVAGGYSYRMNYRVYLFLISSIAICFFATKLGKNVVIKKFWRLIPMALALLMVINVNDLVQSKEYVKILKVKYFKPQETFNTNGFYITFARSINDLQVKKPKDYSVQKVENLAEQFKGTKTTVSNDRKPNIIMIMSEAYTDFMSFADVPLSEDNMPFFHSLKKNTLSGQMFVSVFAGGTASTEFEALTSNSMAYIPNGITAYTTYINSPMTSLASTLKAQGYGGIIAMHPYKGTGYKRNKVYPLLGFNKFLTMDDFAEDTEKYGLHISDKADMERIISEYENYKKNNDKPFFMFNVTMQNHSPFDAAGVSKDIKLGYNINSPQAVQYLNMLRKSDDALKELVTYFKNVKEPTLIIFFGDHEPKIEESFYEEIEKDYKLDEIYENLMKRNTQFVIWANYDMKSDNNMYISANRMSSLVLETAGLAQNGYQQFVSEFSKKVPIITKKGYIGEDGNFYKTGDKTSPYYEWIHNYDIIQYNNIFDTKNRVQDLYKIAQ; encoded by the coding sequence ATGAAGAAAAAGAATGTGATGGGGGAAAACGTGGAAGCAGGAACAAATGCAGAATCAGATGAAAAAGCAGGAACAAAAATAAATAAAGAATCAGATGCAAAGAAAAGTAAGAAATTTAGAAAAGAATTCCTTAGTCAGAAACAGAAAGACACAACTTTTCTTGTAATTAAGATTATCTTAGTTTGTATGTTTGCAGGTGCATATTCAATGCTGTATATTTGGGATTTGTATACTTTTAAGGGAAAAGTTTATCCTATGAGAATTGTAGTTCCAACATTGTTGTTTGTAAGTTCTTCAGCATTAATGTTTGTAAAAATAAAAGTTAACAGATGGGTTAATTTTGTCATATCTATTTTGGTAAGCTTAATTTTAATATATGGAAACTTTGTAATGTTACAGAAGTCTCAGGGATACGAATATAAGCTTGAAGGGGATTATGTTAAATACAATATTATGGTTTTATTTATGATTTTTATGGTTATATTTGCAGTTACTAACAGTTTTAAAGTTGCAATTATAACAATGAACATTGTAAATATTGTTATGGGACTTGCAAATTTCTATCTTGTACAGTTTAGAAACTCAGGATTTTTGGCAGCAGATATTGTAAATATAAAGACTGCGGCAAATGTGGCAGGCGGATATTCTTATAGAATGAATTATAGAGTTTATCTGTTCCTTATAAGTTCCATTGCAATATGTTTTTTTGCAACTAAGTTAGGCAAGAACGTGGTAATTAAGAAGTTCTGGAGACTTATTCCTATGGCATTAGCACTTTTAATGGTGATTAATGTTAATGACTTAGTTCAGTCAAAGGAATATGTTAAAATATTGAAAGTCAAATATTTTAAGCCACAGGAAACATTTAATACTAACGGTTTTTACATAACATTTGCAAGAAGTATTAACGACCTTCAGGTTAAGAAGCCTAAGGATTATTCTGTTCAGAAAGTTGAAAATCTGGCAGAGCAGTTTAAGGGTACTAAAACTACAGTTTCTAATGATAGGAAACCTAATATTATAATGATAATGAGTGAGGCATACACTGATTTTATGTCTTTTGCGGATGTACCTTTAAGCGAAGACAATATGCCTTTCTTCCATAGTTTAAAGAAGAATACATTAAGCGGTCAGATGTTTGTATCAGTTTTTGCAGGAGGAACAGCATCAACTGAGTTTGAAGCCTTAACTTCTAACTCAATGGCATACATTCCTAATGGCATAACAGCATATACTACATATATCAACTCACCTATGACTTCTCTTGCGTCAACTTTAAAGGCACAAGGATATGGTGGAATAATAGCAATGCACCCTTACAAGGGAACAGGATACAAGCGTAACAAGGTTTATCCTTTATTGGGATTCAACAAATTCCTTACAATGGATGATTTTGCAGAAGACACAGAAAAATACGGACTTCATATTTCTGACAAAGCAGATATGGAACGAATTATTTCAGAATATGAAAACTATAAGAAGAACAACGATAAACCGTTCTTTATGTTTAATGTAACAATGCAGAACCATAGTCCTTTTGATGCAGCAGGAGTATCTAAAGATATAAAACTTGGCTACAATATTAATTCACCACAGGCAGTTCAGTACTTAAATATGTTAAGAAAGTCAGATGATGCATTAAAAGAACTTGTTACATATTTTAAAAATGTAAAAGAGCCAACATTAATAATCTTCTTTGGTGACCATGAGCCAAAGATAGAAGAATCATTCTATGAGGAAATAGAAAAAGACTATAAGCTTGATGAAATTTATGAGAACCTAATGAAGAGAAACACTCAGTTCGTTATATGGGCAAACTATGACATGAAATCAGATAACAATATGTATATAAGTGCAAACAGAATGAGTTCACTTGTACTGGAAACAGCAGGACTAGCACAAAACGGATATCAGCAGTTCGTATCAGAGTTTAGCAAAAAAGTGCCAATCATAACAAAAAAAGGCTACATTGGTGAAGATGGAAACTTCTACAAAACAGGAGACAAAACATCACCATACTATGAATGGATACATAATTACGACATCATACAGTACAACAACATTTTTGATACAAAAAACAGAGTACAGGATCTATACAAAATAGCACAATAA
- a CDS encoding YhgE/Pip domain-containing protein, whose amino-acid sequence MKKSFQIFKRDIGRLSKNIVALIVVIGVCIIPSLYAWFNIAANKDPYGNTANIKIAVANNDAGTENDMLGNLDVGGQIVDTLKENDSLGWVFVSEDKAISGVKSGEYYAAIVIPDNFSESMVSFLSGKIEQPEFDYYLNEKKNAIAPKITDTGANTIQQQVNTEFVSAAAGTVADILNGSVSEIGTKLDDVQNDILTKISTVSDNLKEYEKALDSFNKTVDSSNKLIEKSKKSMATVKSNANSGVNSIKNGTDSLTLVRNDIADFANDLGTGISKAQNSLAKVNTKSGINLGKISSKTESIHGQFQEMITSVESIIDKNSEMLITLKEINKKYPSDSLTNLINELDSQNSKYKTILQKLRTGSNSINDATTTSVKAVESISKIIEKNTKDIQSSKGTVENGIMTGLNTSLDTFSSIQGTLSGILKGVGPATDNVVTLMDQLENSLDSAKKALSSTGSSIKKVQERLDKANVDISVVKTSKIYEKLKDMTNLDSDKVASFMSSPVKLKTETFYSVENYGTAMTPFYTNLAIWVGGIVLIAIFKMEVDKSEKIKNFTPTQAYFGRWMLFILVGFVQALIICLGDIFILKIKCQHPVLFVVAGLVAAFVYVNLIYALSLTFKHIGKAVSVILVILQIPGSAGTYPIEMTPGFFQAIHPLLPFTYGINAMREAIAGTYGHYYVKNLVILLIYVPIALFIGLVLRRLLLNLNSLFDKKLEQTGLMICEEEGITRERVRLLTTVKILAGEKQFRDEINKKVEQFEICYPKLIKGGFFAIVIIPIVFLILMFSITSKMVFLVLWIVSIILIALYLICVEFIHENLLNKQKMAEMTGDELIEQLKKRGRKNSKEGDED is encoded by the coding sequence ATGAAAAAATCCTTCCAGATTTTTAAACGTGACATAGGCAGATTATCCAAAAACATAGTTGCACTAATAGTTGTAATCGGCGTGTGCATAATCCCTTCGTTGTATGCATGGTTTAACATAGCTGCCAACAAGGACCCATATGGCAACACAGCTAACATAAAAATAGCTGTGGCTAATAATGATGCCGGAACAGAAAATGATATGCTTGGAAACCTTGATGTAGGCGGTCAGATAGTTGATACATTAAAAGAGAATGACAGTTTAGGCTGGGTTTTTGTAAGTGAAGACAAGGCAATATCAGGGGTTAAGTCAGGAGAATACTATGCAGCAATAGTTATTCCTGATAATTTTAGTGAATCAATGGTAAGTTTTTTGTCAGGAAAAATAGAACAGCCGGAGTTTGATTATTATCTTAATGAAAAGAAGAATGCCATTGCACCAAAGATAACTGACACAGGTGCAAATACAATTCAGCAACAGGTTAATACAGAGTTTGTGTCAGCGGCGGCAGGCACAGTTGCGGACATACTTAACGGTTCAGTTTCAGAAATTGGAACTAAGCTTGATGACGTTCAAAATGACATTTTAACAAAGATTAGCACAGTGTCTGATAATCTTAAAGAATATGAAAAGGCACTGGATTCTTTTAACAAAACAGTGGATAGCAGTAACAAGCTAATTGAAAAATCAAAAAAATCAATGGCTACAGTGAAAAGCAACGCTAATTCCGGTGTAAATAGCATAAAGAATGGAACAGACAGTTTAACACTTGTACGAAATGACATAGCAGATTTTGCAAACGATTTAGGTACGGGAATATCTAAGGCACAGAATAGTTTGGCAAAGGTAAATACTAAATCAGGAATAAATCTTGGAAAAATAAGTTCAAAAACTGAAAGCATTCACGGACAGTTTCAGGAAATGATAACTTCCGTAGAATCTATTATTGATAAAAATAGCGAAATGCTTATAACTTTAAAGGAAATTAACAAGAAATACCCTTCAGATTCATTAACTAATCTTATTAATGAATTAGACAGTCAGAATAGTAAGTACAAGACTATTTTACAAAAATTAAGAACAGGAAGCAATTCTATAAATGATGCTACAACAACATCTGTTAAGGCAGTAGAATCTATTTCTAAAATTATCGAAAAGAATACAAAAGACATTCAGAGCTCAAAGGGAACTGTTGAAAACGGAATAATGACAGGTCTAAATACAAGCCTTGATACTTTTTCAAGCATTCAGGGGACACTTTCAGGAATTTTAAAAGGTGTTGGACCTGCAACAGATAATGTTGTAACTTTAATGGACCAGTTAGAGAACAGCCTTGACAGTGCAAAGAAAGCACTTAGTTCAACAGGTTCTTCCATTAAGAAAGTTCAGGAAAGATTAGACAAGGCTAATGTGGACATTAGCGTTGTTAAAACTTCAAAGATATATGAAAAACTTAAGGATATGACAAATTTAGACTCAGATAAGGTTGCATCTTTTATGTCATCTCCTGTTAAATTAAAAACAGAAACTTTCTATTCAGTTGAAAACTATGGAACAGCAATGACACCATTCTATACTAACCTTGCAATATGGGTAGGTGGAATTGTTCTTATTGCTATTTTCAAAATGGAAGTTGATAAAAGTGAAAAAATTAAAAATTTCACTCCAACACAGGCTTATTTTGGAAGATGGATGCTTTTCATCTTAGTAGGATTTGTGCAGGCGTTAATTATATGTTTAGGTGATATTTTTATCTTAAAAATAAAGTGCCAGCATCCGGTACTGTTTGTTGTGGCAGGATTGGTAGCAGCATTTGTATATGTAAATCTTATTTATGCCCTGTCATTAACATTTAAGCATATAGGAAAAGCAGTAAGTGTAATTCTTGTAATTTTGCAGATTCCGGGTTCAGCGGGAACTTATCCTATTGAAATGACGCCGGGATTCTTCCAGGCAATTCATCCGTTACTTCCTTTTACTTATGGAATAAATGCCATGAGAGAAGCAATTGCGGGAACTTACGGACATTATTATGTAAAAAATTTAGTTATTCTTTTAATTTATGTTCCTATTGCCTTGTTTATAGGACTTGTCCTTCGTAGATTATTGTTGAATTTAAATAGTTTATTTGACAAAAAACTTGAACAGACAGGACTTATGATTTGTGAAGAGGAAGGAATAACCAGGGAAAGAGTAAGACTTTTAACTACTGTGAAAATACTTGCAGGAGAAAAGCAGTTTAGAGATGAGATAAATAAGAAAGTCGAGCAGTTTGAAATATGTTATCCAAAACTAATAAAGGGTGGATTTTTTGCAATAGTTATTATACCGATTGTATTTTTGATTTTAATGTTTAGTATCACATCAAAAATGGTATTTCTTGTATTGTGGATAGTGTCTATTATATTAATCGCCCTATATTTGATTTGTGTTGAGTTTATCCATGAGAACCTGCTTAACAAGCAAAAAATGGCTGAAATGACCGGTGATGAGCTTATAGAGCAGTTAAAGAAACGTGGTAGAAAGAACAGTAAGGAAGGAGATGAGGACTAA